The following DNA comes from Arthrobacter sp. SLBN-83.
AACCCGGCACGGCGCGTCATCCTGGACGAGCTGCGGCAGGGCCCGCGGACAGCCGGTGACCTCACCGGCCTGCTGGACCTTAGCCGCCCGGCAGCGTCCGAGCACCTTGCCGTGCTCCGTGAGGCGGGGCTGGTCCGGGAGGAGCGGCGGGGCAGGAACAGGGTGTATCACCTGCAGCCTGCCCGGCTCGCCGAGATCGGCGGCTGGGTAAAGCACTTCGAGCACTACTGGAACCAGCGGCTGGATGCCCTGGCCGACCTTCTGGACGAGGAGAAACCGTCATGACCGAGAACGCCATCCGGCTGGAACGCCGCTACCCACACCCCGTTGCCGCTGTCTGGGCCGCCCTGACCACCCCTGAACTGCTGGCCCGCTGGTGGGCGCCGGGCGACATCGCGCCCGTGGTGGGCCACCGCTTCAGCATGGACATGGACGCCTGGGGCCAGCAGCAGTGCGAGGTGCTCACCGTGGACCCGGGCACGTCCATCAGCTTCCTGTTCTCGCAGGGCCAACTGGACACCACCATCACCTGGCGCCTTGAACCCGTGGACGGCGGCACCATCCTCCACTTCGAGCACGCCGGCTTCCAGCTCGACACCCCCATGGGCCGGCACGCCATCGAGGGCATGGGCAACGGCTGGCCATCCCTGCTGGCCCGGATCGACGGTCTCCTTGCCGAAGCTGCCTGACACTTCAGGTGAACGGACGACGGCGGTCCCGGCCCGCCGTCGTCCGTTCCCCTTTGGCTCCTACCTCCCGTTTACTGCCGGACGGAGAAGGGTAACGATGGAGTATGACTGATACCGGAGACGGCGGCGCCAACGACCCCTTTGATGGCAATGATGAGCTGGTGGCGGGAACGGATCCCGATGCCACACCCGAAGACATCGCGGAGGATGTCCGCCACGACATTCAGCTGGGCCATGTGCAGGACGATGTAAGCCACGTCCTGGAGGAGCGTTTCGAAGAGGCCGGGATCAAAGCCCGGCCGGAAGAAGTGGATGACCTGGCCGAGGAAATCGAGCGGGAAGCCTCCAGCTGATTTTTCCGTCTGTAGCAACGGCTTCAAAAGCCGGGCGGGCCTGAAACGGCGGGTAACGACCTGGGCCAGTGCGCTGGCCGTGTTGGGCGCATGGCTCCACGGAGTCATACCGGTGGTCCAGGTGGCCCGTCCCGTTACTTACCGGGCAATCTGGAGTGGGGAGAATAACCACATGTGCGGCAGATACGTCATGTCCAAGGCCAGCGGGGACCTCCTGAGCCACTTTGACGCAAAAGAGGTTGAAGGCAGCCTGCCCCCACCCAGCTGGAACGTGGCCCCCACCGAGCCGGTGCCGATCGTGGCCGAACGGCTGGACGAGGGCAGCATCGAACGGCACCTGCTGGTGGCCCACTGGGGCCTGGTCCCGTCCTGGGCCAAGGACATCAAGATCGGCAACAAGCTGATCAATGCCCGCAGCGAGAGCATCCTGGAGAAGCCGGCATTCCGTAAGGCAGCTGTGAAAAGACGCGCAATTCTTCCTGCCGACGGCTACTACGAGTGGCAAAAGACGGAAGACGGCAAGAAGATCCCCAACTACCTGTACTCCGAGAAGGAACCGATGCTCGGCTTTGCCGGCCTGTACGAGTGGTGGGCCGATCCTTCAGTGCCGGAGGATGACCCGGGCCGGTGGCTCCTGAGCTGCACTGTCCTAACCACCACCGCCCAGGACTCCTTGGGCCACGTCCACGACAGGTCCCCGGTGATCATTCCCCGCGACCGCTTCGCTGAGTGGCTGGACCCGGACCTGACGGATAAGAACGATATCCAGCACCTCCTGGACACTCTTCCCGAGCCCGTTCTGACCCCACGGGTAGTCTCCACGAGGGTAAACAGTGTGCGGAACGACGGGCCGGAGTTGATTGAGCCGGCCGAGTGACGACGCTGTCGCGGACCGGCTCCTTTGAGGTGCCGCGGGATTTACGGCCAGTCGGCGCGGGTGAAGCGGATGGGGCTGCGCATGGTGAGCAGGCAGTCGGACGTCCAATCCGCCACTTTGTGCTGTACATCCAGTGATTCCGGCGCGGTGACCTGCGCGTCCTGGTTCGCGGCGTCTGTAAGACTCTCAACTGTGCTTTTCATTTGTCCCCCTTGGCAAAGCGTGTGTGCCAACCCTAGGCAGCGTTGAATTCCAAGGGAAGAGGGTTAATCCAGCAGCAGGATAAACTGCGCAAATCTTGAGGAATGACGCAAATTCCCCGGCCAAAAGCCCGGGCCGGCTCACTTTCCCGCACGGGAGAAAACCGCGTTGAAGAAGGAGACGAGGGCGTCGGCCTTCGCCTGTGTCTCGGATTGGGACGCAGTCCGGCTGCTTGCCTCAATCGACAGCGTCCCCCTGCGCGCTCCGCACCGGATGTGCCATTCGCCGGTTCCGTCGGAGAGCTGATAAGCGACAGAGTAGGTTGAGTCGGCGGTGATGGCAGTGGTGAGCGCGGCGACAGGGGACCAGGGCCGGCTGCTGCCTCCGAAGGACTTCTCCTGGACGCTCGTGCAGCCCCGGAGATGCTCCGCTCGGGAGTCGAACGGATAAGGCGGAGCCAAGGATGAGGGCATGTTGATTACGGTGAAGTCGGTGTAGTCCACTTTGCTGGCGCCCTGGATCTGGCCCTGGCCATAGACGGAGCCGGCCAGGGCAGCGGTGTAGGACTCATCATCAAAGGTGCAGGGGGAATCGGATGGCGGAGCTGACGCGCCGGGAGGCGGGCCGATCAGTGCCGCCTGCGGCAGGCTCACCGGTTCCCCGCCGGGACCGGTCATGCCCTTGAACAGCGCCACCATCTGGTCAGGCGTCATTGAGTTTGGCGCCGGCGGAGGCGCGGACGTGGAGCCTTTTGCGGCCTGGTCAATGAGCTCCCTGGCAAGGACTGCCATGGCGTCCAGTGCAGGCTTGGCGTCGGCCTCCGCGTTGAGGTTTGCGACTGCGAGGTTGAGTGTGATGGACAGGGTGCCCTGAAGGACGCGCAATCCCACGGAGCCGAAGTCCCCGGGACCCTTCGGCTTGGTCACCTGCATGAAGGCGTGCTGCTTTTCCCCAAGCGGGGGAGCAGTGAGCAGCTGGATACCGTAGGTGGAGGTGCGGCCGGATTCGGTGTAGGTCATGTCGAACTGGCCGCAGCGGGACATCAGCTCACCGGCATAGCCAAAGTCCGCCTTGGTGATGGCCTGCTTTTCAGCACTCCTCAGGACCGCCATGATGGTGGTGGTTGGCCCGGACTGACCGCCCACCGGGGGCATGGCACCTTCCGCGAAGTTGATGTCCTTGTCTGCCCACCGTTTGAAGGGGTCTTGGGGAACGAACGCTATGCAGTCGCTGGGCGTCGACTCCAGCGTCGTTGAAGGAAACGACCCGCTTACCGCGCCGCTGCGCAGTCGGGTGGAATCCTGGGCTGCGGGAAATGGGAGGTTCCGGCTCTTTCCCACTCCGTTGATGATGGCTGCGAGTTCCGCATCCGAGAACACTTTGGACGGTGCCGCCGACGCTGTTCCGGACGGCGGCGAGGACGTCTCAGGTGCAGGAGCCTGGCTGCCGGAAGGACTGGCGGTTGGAGCGCCGCCGCCGGAGGAACATCCGGCCAAAACCAGCAGGACGGCTGTCATGCAGCCGAGCCGGCGCCTGCTGCTTCTTCCTGCGGCAGCACCGCCACGCTTCGCGGCTCCACGAGCAGCCATCGCCGGCCTCCTTTGCCTGCACCAACGCTAGGCTCCGGCTCCCCAAGGCAGCTAGGGCCGTAGGACCCGGCCGGGTGCCGGACCGGCAGGAACCGCAGCGCCGGGAGGTATCAGCGGGACAACCTCCAACCGGGTTCCCGGCCCCGCGATTACCAGGACCTGCTGCCCGGCAGTGGCTTCCAGCGCCGCCGCAACCTGCCGGATGACGTCCCCAGCCACAGGCGAAAGATCGGACGACGGCGGAAGTCCGGCGCCGCCGTCGTCCGCCCTCAGCCAGGTGGTCACCTTCGCCCCGGTGGCGTCAGCGATGCCGCGCGCCAGGGCCTCCGGGTCCACGGCATCAGGGCGGTAGCCGCTGACCAGGGTGACCCGCTCGATCACCCTCTGGTGTACGGGGGCCGCCGCGGCAAGCAGTGTCCGGTCATGACGCCACAACGCAAAGTGGTAGCCCGCCACAAGCCCGGCGGCCACCAGGAGGCCCAGCGGTGCGCGGATGCGGTCCAGGACGCTGCCGCCGCTGACCTCGCCCAGCAGGAATTCGAAGAGCCGGTAGCCAATCACCAGCAGCGTAATGAGTGCCACCACCGCGCTCACGCCAAAAAATGCCACCAGGTACACGCGCCGGCCTGGCGGAATCTCATCCGCGCTCCGCGGCTGGTGCCGGGGCTTCCACGCCAGCCACCACACCGGCGCACCCACCGCCAGGGAACTGATGCCGCCCAAAAGAAGGGTCCGTGTAGCCCTGCCCGCCAAGGGCGATACGGCTGCAGCCAGCAGTGCGTTGACCACAACGCCAACACCCGACGCCGCAGCGGCAAGCGCCACTGCCGACGTCACCAGGAGGCTGGCCCGCCGGGTCCTGGTGGAACGGTCCACGGACGTGCTGCGGTGGTAGCGCCACACCAGCGCCCCGATGGTCGCGGCGGCGATGGCAGGAGCGAGTGGTTCAAGCAGGTTGTCCAAGGGATCGCTGCGGTCGAACGCCAGCCGCAGGAGGACGAACAGGATGACGCCCAGCCCGCCAAGGGCGGTGATGCCGGCCAGGAAGATGCCCACGCCAATGATGGCGACGTCCACCAGGCCGGTCTGGAAGCGCCGGCCGCCCTCCCGGAACCAATGCCACCACCACACCAGCGCGCCGCCAGCTGCCCAGACCAGGGACCGGAGGACGTCAACCCACCAGGGCTCAAAGGCGGCGGTTGCCGTGAAACCGCGGATCGCGACGTCCAGCAGTGCGCTGAGCGCAGCGATCGCGGCACCGGTGCCCAGCAGCAGCCCAAAGACGGAGCCGACGACGGCGCGCACGTCCTCGAGGTGGCGCGACGCTTTGCCGGGGTGCTTCCACATCCACCGGTGCCACCACCAAATGGCCGCCCAGACGACCCCGGTGGCAAGCGGGGACGGCCACTGGCTCTCCTGGGTGCCAATGAAGGACGTGGCAAGATCCAGCAGCGACGTGCTGGCAATGATAAGCGAGACGGCGTACATGCCGGTCAGGTAAAGGCCCCAGCCGGGCGCCCTGCGCTCGGCTTCGTCGTCGAGCCGGCGCCATACGAACCACCAGAGCAGCAGTGCCAGTGGGCCGCCGATCAGGGTGAAGGCCAGGGACAGGGCCAGCCCGGTCACGTCGCCGGAGACCAGGGTGGTTGCCGTACGGAAAAGGCGCTCCAGCAGCCCGCTTACACCTGACGCGGCGATGACCACCAGCGCGAACAGCAGGACGTAGAGGATCAGCCGGCGGAGGGTTGCCAGGCTGCCTGTTGGCGTGGGGACCGTTGGTGCTGCCGGCGCCGTCATTGCTTCACCGGCGCAACGGTGCAGTCCACCAGTGGGTACGGCGGCTGGTCGATCAGCCATTTCCCGTTCACCTTGAGGAGTGAGAAGGCGTCCTCAGTCTCATACTCCGACGGGCCGAAGGGTCCGCCCTGGGACGACCGGACAATCGAAACCCTCACCGTGGCTGAATTGGTGCGTTCCGTCGTCGAAACCAAGACGACGCGGGCCGGTGCCGGCTCGCTGACGTAGGCACCCCGGCACCGGCTCTTGGCACCCTCGGTGAGGTAGGACTGGGCGGTGGCCGTGTCGCCGTCGATCACTGCCCTGCTGTACCGCTGGACCACGCCGGCCGGGCTTGCCTCGTCCAGCGGTGCCGGCTCGCCGCGGGTGAACACCACGGCCAGGGCCACCACCACCAGCAGCACCACCACGCCCACCAATGCGAGCAGGACCCGGTCCGGTCTTCGCCCAGTGCGCTCCCTGGCCGCAGTCTCGTCCATGGCGCAAGTATGGGGCAGGGGAAGCGGTTCCGCTCGTGTCTTTCGGCCCGCTTTTAACGCGTCTCAGCAGAATCTTCAGGATAATTAGGAAAAGGGGTTGTTTTAGTAAAAATCTTCACTATAGTTGTGTGAGTCAGCTCACCCGATGAAAGACAACCGATGACCACCGAGAGTAGCACCACCGCGGCGCCGGCCACCAGCGAACTGCTGGCCACGGTTGGCAACAAAGTGCGGGCCATGCGCAAGGAAAAGGGCATGACCCTGGCCAAGCTCTCGGACGTCACCGGACTCAGCCAGGCGATCGTCAGCCAGATCGAACGCGGAATGGCCAACCCGTCCTTCACAACCCTCGCCCAGCTGGCCCATGGACTGGACATCCCCGTGGGAAGGTTCTTCATTGGCCAGGATCAAACCAAGTCTCCCGTCGTCCGCAGATCCGCACGGCGGAACCTGAAAAACGTCACCCGCGAATCCGTGGGGGAGGCAGTTCACGAACTGCTTACCCCGGACCGTGACGGCACCATCGAAGCGCAATGGATCATGACGCCCCCAGGGCACGACACCAGCGCAACACCCTTCACCCACAGCGGGGAAGAGTTCTGCTACATCATTTCGGGCCGGAAGGACGTCTACTTGGACGGCGTCTGCTACAGCCTGGAAGAGGGCGATTCCATCACCTATCCGGCAGAGACCCCGCACTGGTACAAGAACAGCTACGAAGAGGTATGCGTAGCCATCTGGGTAAACGCACCACACAAGTGGTAGGCCTGCCGGTCCCCGCCGGCGCCTGCGTTTCCCCTTAACTGTCCGGACCCAATCCGTGGCCCCGGACAATCCTTGCCACCTTCGCATCATGCGCCTCCTCCAACAGGCGCCGCTGCGTCATACCCTCCTGCGCCCTCCCCGGCGCCAGCGTAAGGACACTCCCATGCTCGACATCCAAGCGACGGACAACGCTGTACCGTCATCCCGCTCCACCACTCCATCCCCCCGCAACCGCGACAAATTCACCCCCGAAGTCCGCAAGGGCCTCCTGGGCCTGGGGCTGGGCAACGCCCTCGAATGGTACGACTGGATGGTCTTCGGCCTCCTGTCCGCCTTCATCGGCCCCAACTTCTTCCCCAACACCGAGCCCCTCTCCGCCACCCTGAACGCGCTGGCCGTGTTTGCCGTCGGATTCGCCTTCCGTCCCCTGGGCGGCATCCTGCTGGGCACCTTGGCAGACCGCATCGGCCGCCGACGCGTGATGCTGCTGTCCATCATGCTTATGGCCGGCACTACCCTGGTCATCGCCATCACCCCCAGCTACGCCACCATCGGAGCCTGGTCCGGCATCATCCTGGTGGCCTGCCGCATCCTGCAGGGCATTTCCACCGGCATCGAAGCCCCGCTCTCCACCTCCCACGCCGTCGAACTGGCGCCCGAAGGCCGCGAAGGCTACGTGGCCGGCATCATGTCCTTCTACGTCAACATCGGCATCCTGCTCGCCTCCCTGGTCAGCTTCGTCTGCAGCCTGGCAATCGGCGGTGCAGCCATGGGGGAGTGGGGCTGGCGCGTTCCGTTCATCATCGGGGCAGTCTTCGGCTTCGTGGTGCTCTACCTGCGCCGCTCGCTGCCGGAAACCCTCAAGGAAGAAGAGCGCGCCACCAACACGGCCAAAACCGTATGGTCCGGCGTGGGCAAGCACTGGCTCTCCGTCCTGGCCATCGTCTTCGTGGTGGGCGCCGCCCAGGCCTACAACTACGCCTGGAACGTGGGCCTGCCCAGCGCAGCCCGCAGCGGCTTCAAGGAAGACCCCACCGCAGTCTTTGCCCTCACCACCATCCTGGGCGTCATCCTGGTGGTGGGAAGCTGGATCATCGGCAAACTGGCCGACGGCCGGTCCATGTCCCGCTGGTTCCTGGTGACCCGCATCCTGGCCATCCCCTCCGTGTTCCTGATGCTCCTGTACGTCCAGCCGGGCATCGGCGGGTTCGCGGCGGTCCTGCTGGGCGGCTCGATTGTCCTGGTCCTGAACATGACCCTCTACAACGTGGTCAGCTCCTCCCTGATGCCCAAGAACATCCGCGGCACCGGCGTGGCCCTGGGCTACGGCATCGGTGTGGCCATTTTCGGCGGCACCGCCTCCTACCTCCTTGTCTGGCTGCAGTCCCTGAACCTCACCTGGGTCTTCCCGGTCTACGTAGCCGTCCTCTCCATCCTCAGCATCGTTTTCTACCTCGCCGCACGCCGCTCCAACGGCATCTTCGTCGGAAAGTAAGGACTTCCCCCATGAACAACACACCCAGCTTCACCGCGCCCAAAACCGGTTCCCTGGAGCTCTCCACCACCACGGCGGACCTCACCGCCCCGGTGATCTCCCGGTCAAACGTCCTGGTGGTTGGCGGTGGTCCCGCAGGCGTGGCCGCCGCCGTCACCGCCGCCCGCTCCGGCGCCAAGGTGACCCTCCTGGAGCGCTACTCCTCCCTGGGCGGCCTGGCCTCCGGCGGCATGGTGCTGGTGCTGGACGACATGATCAACGGCCAGGACATCACCGTCACCGGCATCGTGTCCGAATACGTGGAACGCCTGCAGAAACTGGGCCTGGCCATCGTCCCGCCCGCCGAGGACCGCCGCACCTCGGAGGAACTGTGGAACAAGTGGGGCCGCTACGGCACCTTCGACTTCCACTCCCACACCAACCCCAAGCCCATCTGCTACGCCGCGGCCTTCGATCCGGACGGCTGGAAGCGCGCCTCCAACGACCTGGTCCGCGAGGCTGGCGTGGACCTGCGGCTGCACTCCTGGTTCTCCCGCCCCATCGTGGACAACGGCGTGATCAAGGGCGTCATTTGCGAAACCAAGCTGGGCCCGCAGGCCTTCATGGCGGACGTGGTCATCGACACCACCGGCGACATCGACGTCGCCTCCCGCGCCGGCGCCAGCTACGCCAAGGACAACTACCTCACCACCCTCGTCTTCCGGCTGGGCAACGTGGACACCGCCGCCGCCGAAGCCTTCGAACAGGCCAACCCCAAGGAAGCCCGCGCCATCAACCGCAAGATCAAGCGCCTCCTGGGCGGCGCCTGGGAGCTGTGGTGGCTCAAGACCCCCATCGACGGAGTGGTGTGGTGCAACGCCCCGCACATGACCGGCTTCGACGGCGTGGACCCCGCGGACATGACCGCCGCTGAATTCGCCGCCCGGGACAAGATCTCCGAGGCCGTGGACTATGTCCGCGCCAACCTGCCCGGCTTCGAGAAGTGCTACATGCTGGACGTCGCCTCCCAGATGGGTGTCCGCCAAACCCGCCTGCTCCAGGGTGAGTACGTCATGACCAAGGACGACGTCACCTCCCGCCGCCACTTCCAGGACAGCGTGGCCCGCGGCCGCGACTACTACTACCCCTACCGCTCGCTGCTTCCCAAGGAAGTCGACCAGCTGCTGGTGGCCGGCCGCCACTACTCCGCCACCCCTGAGGCGCAAAAGATGTCCCGCGAAATCCCGCCCTGCATGGCCATGGGCCAGGCCGTCGGCGTCGCCGCCGCGCTCGCCGTCGAGTCCGGCGTGCTGGTCCGGGACGTAGCGGCAGCGGACATCCAGCAGGGCATGCGCCGGCACGGCGCGGACCCCGGCGACGTGCCGTCGTCGAACGCCACCCTGGACGCTGAAGCCGCGGTGCTGGCATGAGCGCGGCAACGGTAGAGCGGGTGGAGGAACGCACGACGGCGGCGGGCACCAATGCGGCTGCCTCGCCGGTGCCCCTTCCGCTGGAAGGCATCCGGATTGTGGACTTCACCCAGGTGTTCATGGGGCCTTCCTGCACCCAGCTTCTGGGCGACTACGGCGCGGACATCATCAAGGTGGAGCGGCCCGGCGCGGGCGACATTTCCCGCAACTCATTTCCCGACCAGGACGGCCAGGACAACCCGATCTTCCTGTCCATCAACCGCAACAAGCGCAGCGTCTCCGTGGACACCAGGACAGACGAAGGCCGCGAGGTGCTGCACCGGCTCCTGGCTGACGCCGACGTGGTGGTCAGCAACTTCCGTTCCGGCGTGATGGAACGGATGGGCTTCGGCTATGAGGACCTGAAGGTGAAGAACCCGGGCATCATCTGGGCTTCCGGCACCGGCTTCGGCCCGGTGGGGCCGTACTCGCACAAGGGCGGCCAGGATGCCATCGCCCAGGCCTACTCCGGCGTGATGTGGCGCCGCGAATCCGATGACCAGAAGCCGGCCATCTACCCCACCACCCTCTGCGACTACATCACCGGCATGCATCTGATGCAGGGCATCCTGCTGGCGCTGCGCACCCGGCAGGCGTCCGGCGCGGGGCAGAAGGTGGAAGTGACCATGTACGACTCCATGCTGCACCTGCAAATGCAGGAGGCCTGCATGCAGCTCAACCGCGGCTACGAGGTTAACTGGGGCGCCATGCCGCTGAGCGGCGTCTTCGAAACCACCGACGGTGCCGTGTGCATGGTGGGCGGCTTCACCCCCGACCCGCTGGCCCGGATCTCCGACGCCCTGGGACTGGATGAGGACCTGACAGAACGGCCCGGGTTTGCCACGCTGGAGCAGCAGTTCAAGAACAAGCCCGCCCTGCAGGCCATCTTCCGCGAGCACTTCGCCACCAACACCACCGAGTACTGGACCGGAAAGCTGGAGGAACAGGGGCTGCTCAACGCCCCCGTCCACACTCTGGAACAGGCGCTCGCCGATGCCCAGACCGAGGCGAACGGAATGATCGTGGAGGCCGAGCACCCCAAGGTGGGCACGGTGAAGATGCTCAACGCCCCCATCCGGCTCTCCGCCACCCCGCCCGTTGTCCGCCGCGTGGCACCGCGCCTTGGCGAGCACAATGTGGAGGTCCTGCTGGAAAACGGCTTCGACGCGGACACTATCGCCCGTTTGCAGCAGTTGGGGGTCCTGCGGTGACGGCCGTGGCAGAGCGCGTCGACGAGGTCACCCTGACGATCAACGAGGGCGTAGCAACTGTCACCATTGACCGCCAGCACGTCCTCAACGCCGTCGATGGCACCGCGCAGGCCCGGCTCAACCAGATCTGGGAGCAGCTGGAACAGGACCCGTCCGTGCGGGCCGTGGTCATCACCGGCGCCGGGCCCCGTGCCTTCTGCGTCGGCGCGGACATGTCCGCCTCAGCCGTGGACAAGACCGGCCTGGAGTACTGGGCCGGCCTGGACCCCAACGGCTTCGGCGGCCTGAGCCTGCGCACCACCCTGGACATCCCCGTCATTGCCAAGGTCAACGGCTACGCGCTGGGCGGGGGCATGGAGATCGTCCTGGGGGCGGACATCGTTGTGGCGGCGGACAGCGCGAAATTCGGGCTGACGGAGCCCCGGGTTGGGCGGTTGGCGCTCGACGGCGGCATCCACCAGCTGGTGCGCCGCGTCCCCTATACCCAGGCGATGGGCATGCTGCTCACCGGCCGGAAGGCCGGTGCCGCCGAGATGCAGACCATGGGCCTGGTCAACGAGGTGGTTCCTGCTGACGAACTCGACGACGCAGTGCAGCGCTGGGTGGACCAGATCCTTGCGTGCGCCCCCACCTCCGTCCGGGCGGTCAAGCAGATGGCCGCCCGGACTTCGCACCTGACGGCAGCCGAAGCGCGCGGCCTCCGGCTGCCGGCCCTCATGGCCGCCCTGGACAGCGAGGACTCCGCCGAAGGCGTCCGCGCGTTCCAGGAAAAACGTCCGCCGGTGTGGCCGGGCTGCTGACCACACGTTTCCCACTAACAGTTCCAACAAAAGAAGGACCCACTCATGCCGCAATCCGCCGCGCCTGAAAATCGCGAATCCCTGCCTCCGGGAGTGTGGGGCGTCGTCGCCACCCCGTTCCAGGGCAGCACCCTGGACGTGGACCTGGACAGCCTCTCCGACCTCGTGGAGCGCTACGAAACCATCGGTGCCACCGGCCTCACGGTCCTGGGCGTGTTCGGCGAGGCTGCTTCCCTCACAGTGGAGGAGCGGCGGCAGGTCCTGGAAA
Coding sequences within:
- a CDS encoding CaiB/BaiF CoA transferase family protein codes for the protein MSAATVERVEERTTAAGTNAAASPVPLPLEGIRIVDFTQVFMGPSCTQLLGDYGADIIKVERPGAGDISRNSFPDQDGQDNPIFLSINRNKRSVSVDTRTDEGREVLHRLLADADVVVSNFRSGVMERMGFGYEDLKVKNPGIIWASGTGFGPVGPYSHKGGQDAIAQAYSGVMWRRESDDQKPAIYPTTLCDYITGMHLMQGILLALRTRQASGAGQKVEVTMYDSMLHLQMQEACMQLNRGYEVNWGAMPLSGVFETTDGAVCMVGGFTPDPLARISDALGLDEDLTERPGFATLEQQFKNKPALQAIFREHFATNTTEYWTGKLEEQGLLNAPVHTLEQALADAQTEANGMIVEAEHPKVGTVKMLNAPIRLSATPPVVRRVAPRLGEHNVEVLLENGFDADTIARLQQLGVLR
- a CDS encoding FAD-dependent oxidoreductase, producing MNNTPSFTAPKTGSLELSTTTADLTAPVISRSNVLVVGGGPAGVAAAVTAARSGAKVTLLERYSSLGGLASGGMVLVLDDMINGQDITVTGIVSEYVERLQKLGLAIVPPAEDRRTSEELWNKWGRYGTFDFHSHTNPKPICYAAAFDPDGWKRASNDLVREAGVDLRLHSWFSRPIVDNGVIKGVICETKLGPQAFMADVVIDTTGDIDVASRAGASYAKDNYLTTLVFRLGNVDTAAAEAFEQANPKEARAINRKIKRLLGGAWELWWLKTPIDGVVWCNAPHMTGFDGVDPADMTAAEFAARDKISEAVDYVRANLPGFEKCYMLDVASQMGVRQTRLLQGEYVMTKDDVTSRRHFQDSVARGRDYYYPYRSLLPKEVDQLLVAGRHYSATPEAQKMSREIPPCMAMGQAVGVAAALAVESGVLVRDVAAADIQQGMRRHGADPGDVPSSNATLDAEAAVLA
- a CDS encoding helix-turn-helix domain-containing protein, with product MTTESSTTAAPATSELLATVGNKVRAMRKEKGMTLAKLSDVTGLSQAIVSQIERGMANPSFTTLAQLAHGLDIPVGRFFIGQDQTKSPVVRRSARRNLKNVTRESVGEAVHELLTPDRDGTIEAQWIMTPPGHDTSATPFTHSGEEFCYIISGRKDVYLDGVCYSLEEGDSITYPAETPHWYKNSYEEVCVAIWVNAPHKW
- a CDS encoding SOS response-associated peptidase, with translation MCGRYVMSKASGDLLSHFDAKEVEGSLPPPSWNVAPTEPVPIVAERLDEGSIERHLLVAHWGLVPSWAKDIKIGNKLINARSESILEKPAFRKAAVKRRAILPADGYYEWQKTEDGKKIPNYLYSEKEPMLGFAGLYEWWADPSVPEDDPGRWLLSCTVLTTTAQDSLGHVHDRSPVIIPRDRFAEWLDPDLTDKNDIQHLLDTLPEPVLTPRVVSTRVNSVRNDGPELIEPAE
- a CDS encoding SRPBCC family protein → MTENAIRLERRYPHPVAAVWAALTTPELLARWWAPGDIAPVVGHRFSMDMDAWGQQQCEVLTVDPGTSISFLFSQGQLDTTITWRLEPVDGGTILHFEHAGFQLDTPMGRHAIEGMGNGWPSLLARIDGLLAEAA
- a CDS encoding DUF5671 domain-containing protein, whose amino-acid sequence is MTAPAAPTVPTPTGSLATLRRLILYVLLFALVVIAASGVSGLLERLFRTATTLVSGDVTGLALSLAFTLIGGPLALLLWWFVWRRLDDEAERRAPGWGLYLTGMYAVSLIIASTSLLDLATSFIGTQESQWPSPLATGVVWAAIWWWHRWMWKHPGKASRHLEDVRAVVGSVFGLLLGTGAAIAALSALLDVAIRGFTATAAFEPWWVDVLRSLVWAAGGALVWWWHWFREGGRRFQTGLVDVAIIGVGIFLAGITALGGLGVILFVLLRLAFDRSDPLDNLLEPLAPAIAAATIGALVWRYHRSTSVDRSTRTRRASLLVTSAVALAAAASGVGVVVNALLAAAVSPLAGRATRTLLLGGISSLAVGAPVWWLAWKPRHQPRSADEIPPGRRVYLVAFFGVSAVVALITLLVIGYRLFEFLLGEVSGGSVLDRIRAPLGLLVAAGLVAGYHFALWRHDRTLLAAAAPVHQRVIERVTLVSGYRPDAVDPEALARGIADATGAKVTTWLRADDGGAGLPPSSDLSPVAGDVIRQVAAALEATAGQQVLVIAGPGTRLEVVPLIPPGAAVPAGPAPGRVLRP
- a CDS encoding ArsR/SmtB family transcription factor: MLPDVFAAVSNPARRVILDELRQGPRTAGDLTGLLDLSRPAASEHLAVLREAGLVREERRGRNRVYHLQPARLAEIGGWVKHFEHYWNQRLDALADLLDEEKPS
- a CDS encoding MFS transporter — its product is MLDIQATDNAVPSSRSTTPSPRNRDKFTPEVRKGLLGLGLGNALEWYDWMVFGLLSAFIGPNFFPNTEPLSATLNALAVFAVGFAFRPLGGILLGTLADRIGRRRVMLLSIMLMAGTTLVIAITPSYATIGAWSGIILVACRILQGISTGIEAPLSTSHAVELAPEGREGYVAGIMSFYVNIGILLASLVSFVCSLAIGGAAMGEWGWRVPFIIGAVFGFVVLYLRRSLPETLKEEERATNTAKTVWSGVGKHWLSVLAIVFVVGAAQAYNYAWNVGLPSAARSGFKEDPTAVFALTTILGVILVVGSWIIGKLADGRSMSRWFLVTRILAIPSVFLMLLYVQPGIGGFAAVLLGGSIVLVLNMTLYNVVSSSLMPKNIRGTGVALGYGIGVAIFGGTASYLLVWLQSLNLTWVFPVYVAVLSILSIVFYLAARRSNGIFVGK
- a CDS encoding enoyl-CoA hydratase-related protein; amino-acid sequence: MTAVAERVDEVTLTINEGVATVTIDRQHVLNAVDGTAQARLNQIWEQLEQDPSVRAVVITGAGPRAFCVGADMSASAVDKTGLEYWAGLDPNGFGGLSLRTTLDIPVIAKVNGYALGGGMEIVLGADIVVAADSAKFGLTEPRVGRLALDGGIHQLVRRVPYTQAMGMLLTGRKAGAAEMQTMGLVNEVVPADELDDAVQRWVDQILACAPTSVRAVKQMAARTSHLTAAEARGLRLPALMAALDSEDSAEGVRAFQEKRPPVWPGC